DNA from Neovison vison isolate M4711 chromosome 12, ASM_NN_V1, whole genome shotgun sequence:
TCTGGCTCTGTGGCTGCCACCCGCTCATCTTCAACATGATATTACCTGCGTCTCAGACTCAAGCCTCTGACCTCGGTAGCTCCGAACACTGATATTTTAAGAAGGTCTTGCCCTCCTCTTAGGGGCGGGTCCAGAAGCTTACCAGTCAGAACGCGGCACGCCGGCGCTCGCCCCGCCTCACCCCTTACATCCGCCACTCAGAAGCCCGCGCGGCACCGCCCCCAACGCTCCCTCCCGCTTGGTGGTAGAGGCTGTGTTGGACCCGGAAGTGGCTTTGGGTCACGAGGCTTCGCGGAGGAGGTGAGTGAGTCATGCGCGCGCGcggaggggagagcaggagggggaggggaggaaaggggggcGGGGATGATGCAATGTTTGGCAACCGGTGTCTCCGCGCGCACGCGCAGGGGACTACAAGGGTGGTGGGAGgcgcggggggtggtggtggtgtaggggagaggagagggcggGGCGCTAGCGCCCGGCTCCCAACGGCCTCAACGGCTATCAACCGTGGCTGCCCCTTTGCTGCTTAAGAAGCCTCAGGGCAGCTTGTCTTGCTCAGGAGTTCTTATTCCGCCCACCTGGCATTAGCCCCTGTTGCACCTTCTCCATAAGGGACTCCCATTTTGCTTGGTTCCCTCCCATTTAATAGGCACAAGGTCTTTTAAACCAACCTCCTTTGAAAGTTTGCATCCAGCCACAGGACTGCCTAACGTCTTCTCGAGTATTCTTCTTGAGAATCTCGAGGTCTTTTAGCCCCTTAAATCCCCCAGAGGGACCAAGGAACTTGAATATTTTTGATAGTCATTTTCAGCTCCTCGCAGAAAAGCACCCTTAACTTCTATCTTGGTGAAGTTTCTAATGCGCCCTCAGCATGCCAGAATTCATGTCCTTTGCTCAGTGGATGCGATTCGCACTGTTTCCCCACGcgtcttcccccccaccccacggtGCTCTGGTGCTCTTCACCAAAAGATCAAGACCCGCCCTTTTCACCGGACCAGACGCGCAAGTCCTGTGACTCCCTGCTGTGAGGAGCCAGTGCTCAAGCCTCCTGCCTCCTAGGTGCTTGGACTGCATTAGCGCCCTGTTGCTTGGGACATTGGGTGCACTTGCGCGCACAACCGCCTTGGACTGGGTTGTCAGGAGCCCAGATTCTAGCCTCACCTGCCCCCACACTTGCCCAGGGATCCTAGGCCAGCCACCTAATTTCTCTCTGCCTCAACCGTTCTTGTTTGTAAATAAAAGTAATGAGTTGTGAAGGTAAAATGGGAGAAGTATGAACTTGGAGGGTGCTTCAACAAAAGTGAAAAGCACCACTTAAAAtgcaaagtattaaaaaaatgcaaagtattTTTCTTGAGCCATTAGGTAGAAAAAAGATGCCATGTGGCGGCCGGTTACATATACTGTCATACCCTCGTGGGGGCAGCCAGAATTAAATAGTATCTGTCACAAGGTCGGTTGTGGCTGGAAGGCAGGTTTAGGTGGTGGTGTGACAGTGACAGGTCCTTGGCTAGGCCTGCTCCGTTGCTCCAGACCTCCATTTCCCCTTCtgtaaatgggggtggggggtgcgttGGACCAGATGGTCTCTCCTGGCCCGAAGACATGACCAGGTTGTCAGTGACAGGCAAAGGTCATGTGACTTGACAGGCTGAGGTCGTGTTGTGACATGTTGACCTGGGGAGGCGGGTCAAGTCCCAGCACACTAGCCGGGAAGCTtttggggcggggcagggcaagtcGCGACTTTCATCTTTTGGGGCCGGCCCCTCCCGGACCTGACATTCCTGGCTCCCCCAACAGACTGTGGCTTTGGAAGGGGCCCCTCCCCGGGGAGGGCTAGGATTGGCCACCAGTGGCCTGGGAAGAGGCTCAGATCCTTCCGCGGAGGGCGGGGGGGGGCCGCGTGGGGTGTTTGTTCTCTTGGGGATTaatggggggttgtgggggaggggtaggcGCGCTCCCGCATGCGCACTGCGGCCCCTCCTGTTGGCTCGTCGTTGTCCGCTGGGCGggggcccggccccgcccctctcccgtccgggcagcggcggcggcggctgcggcggtggcggcggcggcgacgaCGGCGGCGGCAGCAGCCTGCGCGGTGCCTTCTGGGAACGGAATCCCCAGGGCTGCCCCTGGCCCCCATGGCGCATGCGCGGGAGGCCGCTCGGTGatccgcggcggcggcggcggcgcttcCTGCTAGGACCGGCCGGGGCCGTACCGGAGGCTCGGGCTCCACcgaccctcctcccactccctcccactcaccctctgGGCCGCGACTGCGCAGGGCGGGGCCGGCCGAACCATGGGCCGCGGTGAGTGCAGGGcccggccccccccaccccgcccctccccctcccctcccctccagtccCTACCCTCTGCCCCCTCCGCGTCCTCTCGGCCCCTTTCCCTGGCCTCATCCCCACTCCCCCGCCCTCACCTGCCCCCGCCGTTTCTCCCTTTCAATGCTTGACTTTTGCCTTCTTCACCTCCCTCCCCACAGTGCTTCGCCCACCCTCCGCCCGCCCTCTCCCCAAGTTCCTTCCTACTTCGTgcgccttcccctcctccccaagctgagggaagcaggctgggtGACAGGGCGCCTTGTTATGAGAGGGAAAGTTTAGAAGCCGCCTGTGTAGGGTAGGAGCGATGGTGAGGTTGGAGAGGATACTTGCAGGGTTGAGGGGGGGCGTCCCCACATATCAGAGGAGAGTCCCTTTTGGAGCCTGTCTGAAGCCAGTGGGGTAGGAGGTGCTGAATCCCCCTGCTGAGGCTTGGGGAGAAATCAGGAGCTTCTCAAGACTCTGGGAGAAGACAGCTATAATTCCAACCTTTCTTAAGAAAATCCAAATGAACTAGATCAGTGATTGTCTAATGGAGCAGGCATGGGGGGTTCCGTTGGTACCACCCCAGAGGGCAGTTGGGCAATTGCCTGGTGACCTGTGGGGCAATCTGTACTTTTTATATGATCTTCCTGGGGGCAGGGAACAGCAGGGGCCCAGACTCTAGGAAACTTCCTAGTGTCTTGGCGTTATGGGAATTTGCCCATACTCCGGGGTGAAGTCTTCTGTCTCTGATGGGACAAAGGGGCCTTGCCCTTTATGTCTAGGGATTGGGCTCTGATTCCCTGGTCCCTGGAAGTTGAGGTTTTGATCCTCTGCTTCCTAGGGCCTGTATATGGAAAGGATGGTTGTGGACTCAGCTAGCAGATCCCTGAGATCTGTGTGTGCACTTCCCTCAGAGGGTTAAGGATCTTTCCCTTGAGAGTGTCCTGGGCTTTGGTTCTCTTCTGCGTTGGGCAGGTTTCTgacattctcttctctttcctgtgtTGCAGGTGTGGGCTAAGCCGGAGGCCCCGGCTTTAGACTGGACCCCACAATGTTTGCAGAGATGTTCAGGTAGCCACAGTAGGATGGCAGCGAATTCTTCATTTCTCTCCCAGCTCTCCAAGGGTTTCTCCATGCCCCTGAGTTCTTTTGGGTCCCCCCACAATCTTTGCCTTCCTGGAGTACTCCCTCAGGTACCCAGTGCAGTTTAATCCTCCTAATGCCCACATGGATGTCTGTGTTATCAGGCACGTGGGAGCTGATTACACACAATGAATGGGGGCAATGAGAGCAGTGGAGCAGACAGAGCTGGGGGCCCTGTGGCCACATCTGTCCCCATCGGCTGGCAGCGCTGTGTTCGAGAGGGTGCTGTGCGCTATATCAGGTATGGCTCCTCAAAGTTCCAGAGCTCTATCCCCAGGCCCTTCAGTGCCTGCGTTTTCTCTCCCGCTTCTCCTCTCAGCGCCCAGATCTCGGATACCCTATTGCTctcctctgttcttccttcctcaGCCTTTCTGCTCTGTGTATGTCTGGTCCTTTAACTatgttctccctctttctctttccacatTCTTTATCCTGTGTCCTTCTTAGGAAGGTCTTTGAATAAGGAACTGTCCTTTAGGCATGGTTTTCTGATTCAGTGTCAACTAACTCCATCTTTTCTGACCCTGTGCTCTCCCAGCCCAAGTGGCACAGAGCTGTCTTCCTTGGAGCAAACCCGGAGCTACCTCCTCAGCGATGGGACCTGCAAGTGCGGTCTGGAGTGTCCACTCAATGTCCCCAAGGTCAGAGTGGTGAGGGGTGTCAGAGAATACAGGGATAAGCCAAGAGACTTAATACAAGTCACCGACCATGGTAGCTCTTCTGCCAGTTTCCACTCTCTCAGGGGCCCTGCCCATGACTCCCACCTTACAGGTTTTCAACTTTGACCCTTTGGCCCCGGTGACCCCgggtggggccggggtggggccCGCATCAGAGGAGGACATGACCAAGCTGTGCAATCACCGGCGGAAAGCCGTTGCCATGGCAACTCTGTACCGCAGCATGGAGACCACCTGCTCACACTCTTCTCCTGGTGAGGCTTCTTCACTTTATGGATAACTGAGGAAGACTTAAGGGCCTGGAAGAGGGATGGTGGGAGGAGCCCtatgagagggagaaaggagaagggtGGAGTGGGGAGTTGCTTGAGAGGAAGGCACAGGGAGGTTGGGAGTTTATGGGATATGGGATggagaagacaaaagaaagttGTTGGAAGGGAAGCCACAGGCTGAcccttcatttctcatttttgcaGGAGAGGGAGCGAGCCCCCAGATGTTCCACACTGTGTCCCCAGGgcccccctctgccctccctccctgtcgAGTCCCTCCTCCAACTCCACTTAATGGGGGTCCtggctcccttcccccagaaCCACCCTCAGTTCCACAGGCCTTCCCCCCTCTAGCAGGCCCTGGGGGGCTTTTCCCACCACCAAGGCTTCCTGACCCAGTCCCCTCTGGAGGCAGCAGCCCCTGTTTCCTCCCGAGGGGCAAtgctccctctccagccccacctCCTCAACCTGCTATCAGCCTCAATGCTCCCTCCTACAACTGGGGAGCTGCTCTCCGCTCCAGCCTGGTGCCCCCTGACCTGGGCTCTTCTCCAGCCCCCCATGCCTCCTCCTCACCACCTTCGGATCCTTCTCTCTTCCACTGTAGTGATGCCTTAAcgccccctcctctgcccccaagCAATAATCTCCCTGGTCCCCCTGGCCCCCCTGGTCCTGCCACTCAGCCACCAGTGTCTTCAGCCACTATGCACCTGCCCCTGGTCTTGGGACCCCTAGGAGGGGCCCCCACGGTGGAGGGGCCCGGGGCACCTCCCTTCCTTGCTAGCAGCCTACTCTCTGCAGCGGCCAAGGCACAGCATCCCCCGCTCCCCCCTCCCAGCACTTTACAGGGCCGAAGGCCCCGTGCCCAGACACCCTCCGCTTCCCACTCCTCATCACCCCGTCCCTCTCAGCGTCGTCCCCGCAGACCCCCAACTGTACTGCGATTGCTAGAAGGGGGAGGCCCTCAAGCCCCTAGAAGGAGCCGTCCTCGGGCCCCTGCTCCTGTCCCTCAACCCTTTCCTCTCCCTGAGCCATCCCAACCGATTCTCCCTTCTGTGCTGTCCCTGCTGGgactccccacccctggcccttCCCACTCTGATGGAAGCTTTAACCTTTTGGGGTCAGATGCacaccttcctcctcccccaaccctctcctCAGGgagccctccccagcccaggcACCCTATCCCACCCTCCCTGCCTGGGACCACCAGTGGCAGCCTCAGCAGTGTGCCAGGTACGTGAGTGTGGTAgagctcttcctcctctcctggtgGAAAAAGGCAGCCAAAGCACTTAGGGGAGTTTAGAGAGCTCTTTGGTGGTTTTCTGGGTTGGAGGCAGGAAGGTTGGGTTCTTTGGATGCTGGGAGAAAGGTCCTCCCTTGAGctgaatttctcttttcctttgcaggtgcccctgccccaccAGCTGCCTCCAAAGCCCCCCTGGTCCCCAGCCCTGTGCTTCAAAGCCCATCTGAAGGGCTTGGGATGGGGGCGGGcccagcctgccctctgcctcccctcgcTGGTGGGGAGGCTCTCCCTTTCCCTAGTCCTGAGCAGGGCCTGGCGCTGAGTGGAGCCGGCTTTCCTGGGATGCTAGGggccttgcctctccctctgagtCTGGGGCAGCCTCCACCTTCTCCATTGCTCAGCCACAGTTTATTTGGTgtgctggctgggggaggggg
Protein-coding regions in this window:
- the MBD6 gene encoding methyl-CpG-binding domain protein 6 isoform X3; this encodes MNGGNESSGADRAGGPVATSVPIGWQRCVREGAVRYISPSGTELSSLEQTRSYLLSDGTCKCGLECPLNVPKVFNFDPLAPVTPGGAGVGPASEEDMTKLCNHRRKAVAMATLYRSMETTCSHSSPGEGASPQMFHTVSPGPPSALPPCRVPPPTPLNGGPGSLPPEPPSVPQAFPPLAGPGGLFPPPRLPDPVPSGGSSPCFLPRGNAPSPAPPPQPAISLNAPSYNWGAALRSSLVPPDLGSSPAPHASSSPPSDPSLFHCSDALTPPPLPPSNNLPGPPGPPGPATQPPVSSATMHLPLVLGPLGGAPTVEGPGAPPFLASSLLSAAAKAQHPPLPPPSTLQGRRPRAQTPSASHSSSPRPSQRRPRRPPTVLRLLEGGGPQAPRRSRPRAPAPVPQPFPLPEPSQPILPSVLSLLGLPTPGPSHSDGSFNLLGSDAHLPPPPTLSSGSPPQPRHPIPPSLPGTTSGSLSSVPGAPAPPAASKAPLVPSPVLQSPSEGLGMGAGPACPLPPLAGGEALPFPSPEQGLALSGAGFPGMLGALPLPLSLGQPPPSPLLSHSLFGVLAGGGGQPPPEPLLPPPGGPGPPLAPGEPEGPSLLVASLLPPAPSDLLPPPSAPPSNLLASFLPLLALGPTAGDGEGSAEGAGGPSGETFSGLGDLPPLLFPPLSAPPTLIALNSALLAASLDPPSGTPPQPCVLSAPQPGPPTSSVTTATTDPGASSLGKAPSNSGRPPQLLSPLLSASLLGDLSSLTSSPGALPSLLQPPGPLLSGQLGLQLLPGGGAPPPLSEASSPLACLLQSLQVRIPPEQPEAPCLPPQSPTSALEPEPARPPLSALAPPHSSPDPPVPELLTGRGSGKRGRRGGGGLRGINGEARPGRGRKPGSRREPGRLALKWGARGGFNGQMERSPRTHHWQHNGELAEGGVEPKDPSPPGPHSEDLKVPPGVVRKSRRGRRRKYNPTRNSSSSRQDVTLDPSPTTRAAVPLPPRARPGRPAKNKRRKLAP
- the MBD6 gene encoding methyl-CpG-binding domain protein 6 isoform X2 — encoded protein: MNGGNESSGADRAGGPVATSVPIGWQRCVREGAVRYISPSGTELSSLEQTRSYLLSDGTCKCGLECPLNVPKVFNFDPLAPVTPGGAGVGPASEEDMTKLCNHRRKAVAMATLYRSMETTCSHSSPGEGASPQMFHTVSPGPPSALPPCRVPPPTPLNGGPGSLPPEPPSVPQAFPPLAGPGGLFPPPRLPDPVPSGGSSPCFLPRGNAPSPAPPPQPAISLNAPSYNWGAALRSSLVPPDLGSSPAPHASSSPPSDPSLFHCSDALTPPPLPPSNNLPGPPGPPGPATQPPVSSATMHLPLVLGPLGGAPTVEGPGAPPFLASSLLSAAAKAQHPPLPPPSTLQGRRPRAQTPSASHSSSPRPSQRRPRRPPTVLRLLEGGGPQAPRRSRPRAPAPVPQPFPLPEPSQPILPSVLSLLGLPTPGPSHSDGSFNLLGSDAHLPPPPTLSSGSPPQPRHPIPPSLPGTTSGSLSSVPGAPAPPAASKAPLVPSPVLQSPSEGLGMGAGPACPLPPLAGGEALPFPSPEQGLALSGAGFPGMLGALPLPLSLGQPPPSPLLSHSLFGVLAGGGGQPPPEPLLPPPGGPGPPLAPGEPEGPSLLVASLLPPAPSDLLPPPSAPPSNLLASFLPLLALGPTAGDGEGSAEGAGGPSGETFSGLGDLPPLLFPPLSAPPTLIALNSALLAASLDPPSGTPPQPCVLSAPQPGPPTSSVTTATTDPGASSLGKAPSNSGRPPQLLSPLLSASLLGDLSSLTSSPGALPSLLQPPGPLLSGQLGLQLLPGGGAPPPLSEASSPLACLLQSLQIPPEQPEAPCLPPQSPTSALEPEPARPPLSALAPPHSSPDPPVPELLTGRGSGKRGRRGGGGLRGINGEARPGRGRKPGSRREPGRLALKWGARGGFNGQMERSPRTHHWQHNGELAEGGVEPKDPSPPGPHSEDLKSVFSQVPPGVVRKSRRGRRRKYNPTRNSSSSRQDVTLDPSPTTRAAVPLPPRARPGRPAKNKRRKLAP
- the MBD6 gene encoding methyl-CpG-binding domain protein 6 isoform X4, with translation MNGGNESSGADRAGGPVATSVPIGWQRCVREGAVRYISPSGTELSSLEQTRSYLLSDGTCKCGLECPLNVPKVFNFDPLAPVTPGGAGVGPASEEDMTKLCNHRRKAVAMATLYRSMETTCSHSSPGEGASPQMFHTVSPGPPSALPPCRVPPPTPLNGGPGSLPPEPPSVPQAFPPLAGPGGLFPPPRLPDPVPSGGSSPCFLPRGNAPSPAPPPQPAISLNAPSYNWGAALRSSLVPPDLGSSPAPHASSSPPSDPSLFHCSDALTPPPLPPSNNLPGPPGPPGPATQPPVSSATMHLPLVLGPLGGAPTVEGPGAPPFLASSLLSAAAKAQHPPLPPPSTLQGRRPRAQTPSASHSSSPRPSQRRPRRPPTVLRLLEGGGPQAPRRSRPRAPAPVPQPFPLPEPSQPILPSVLSLLGLPTPGPSHSDGSFNLLGSDAHLPPPPTLSSGSPPQPRHPIPPSLPGTTSGSLSSVPGAPAPPAASKAPLVPSPVLQSPSEGLGMGAGPACPLPPLAGGEALPFPSPEQGLALSGAGFPGMLGALPLPLSLGQPPPSPLLSHSLFGVLAGGGGQPPPEPLLPPPGGPGPPLAPGEPEGPSLLVASLLPPAPSDLLPPPSAPPSNLLASFLPLLALGPTAGDGEGSAEGAGGPSGETFSGLGDLPPLLFPPLSAPPTLIALNSALLAASLDPPSGTPPQPCVLSAPQPGPPTSSVTTATTDPGASSLGKAPSNSGRPPQLLSPLLSASLLGDLSSLTSSPGALPSLLQPPGPLLSGQLGLQLLPGGGAPPPLSEASSPLACLLQSLQIPPEQPEAPCLPPQSPTSALEPEPARPPLSALAPPHSSPDPPVPELLTGRGSGKRGRRGGGGLRGINGEARPGRGRKPGSRREPGRLALKWGARGGFNGQMERSPRTHHWQHNGELAEGGVEPKDPSPPGPHSEDLKVPPGVVRKSRRGRRRKYNPTRNSSSSRQDVTLDPSPTTRAAVPLPPRARPGRPAKNKRRKLAP
- the MBD6 gene encoding methyl-CpG-binding domain protein 6 isoform X1; this translates as MNGGNESSGADRAGGPVATSVPIGWQRCVREGAVRYISPSGTELSSLEQTRSYLLSDGTCKCGLECPLNVPKVFNFDPLAPVTPGGAGVGPASEEDMTKLCNHRRKAVAMATLYRSMETTCSHSSPGEGASPQMFHTVSPGPPSALPPCRVPPPTPLNGGPGSLPPEPPSVPQAFPPLAGPGGLFPPPRLPDPVPSGGSSPCFLPRGNAPSPAPPPQPAISLNAPSYNWGAALRSSLVPPDLGSSPAPHASSSPPSDPSLFHCSDALTPPPLPPSNNLPGPPGPPGPATQPPVSSATMHLPLVLGPLGGAPTVEGPGAPPFLASSLLSAAAKAQHPPLPPPSTLQGRRPRAQTPSASHSSSPRPSQRRPRRPPTVLRLLEGGGPQAPRRSRPRAPAPVPQPFPLPEPSQPILPSVLSLLGLPTPGPSHSDGSFNLLGSDAHLPPPPTLSSGSPPQPRHPIPPSLPGTTSGSLSSVPGAPAPPAASKAPLVPSPVLQSPSEGLGMGAGPACPLPPLAGGEALPFPSPEQGLALSGAGFPGMLGALPLPLSLGQPPPSPLLSHSLFGVLAGGGGQPPPEPLLPPPGGPGPPLAPGEPEGPSLLVASLLPPAPSDLLPPPSAPPSNLLASFLPLLALGPTAGDGEGSAEGAGGPSGETFSGLGDLPPLLFPPLSAPPTLIALNSALLAASLDPPSGTPPQPCVLSAPQPGPPTSSVTTATTDPGASSLGKAPSNSGRPPQLLSPLLSASLLGDLSSLTSSPGALPSLLQPPGPLLSGQLGLQLLPGGGAPPPLSEASSPLACLLQSLQVRIPPEQPEAPCLPPQSPTSALEPEPARPPLSALAPPHSSPDPPVPELLTGRGSGKRGRRGGGGLRGINGEARPGRGRKPGSRREPGRLALKWGARGGFNGQMERSPRTHHWQHNGELAEGGVEPKDPSPPGPHSEDLKSVFSQVPPGVVRKSRRGRRRKYNPTRNSSSSRQDVTLDPSPTTRAAVPLPPRARPGRPAKNKRRKLAP